The following are from one region of the Coffea eugenioides isolate CCC68of chromosome 2, Ceug_1.0, whole genome shotgun sequence genome:
- the LOC113762535 gene encoding uncharacterized protein LOC113762535: protein MGIIRSSFSFIAGTVCGIYIAQNYNVPNIRNLTNEFLFRAKEVEEKYRKPKKPGDGV, encoded by the coding sequence ATGGGGATAATCAGGAGCAGCTTCTCGTTCATAGCGGGTACAGTTTGCGGAATATACATAGCCCAGAACTATAACGTCCCAAATATTAGGAATCTTACCAACGAATTCCTCTTTCGGGCGAAAGAAGTCGAAGAAAAGTATCGCAAGCCCAAGAAGCCCGGCGACGGCGTTTAG